From one Anaerococcus prevotii DSM 20548 genomic stretch:
- a CDS encoding FAD-dependent oxidoreductase — MSEYMRAIEFPKLIEWALAEYKNEGSVFSIAKEKFYKNKTNKSLRTVFGDELGSAVGPAAGPHTQLAQNLIASYLVGGRYMELKTCQIMDGEELMAAIPKPCINSEDEAYNCEWSTELKIEDAASEYIKAELAIRVLAKEFGLSDDKDFVLNMSVGYNLEGIKSEKVDGFINSLMDASDTEVFKDSIKYLKDNIDKFENVSIEDIEKIDGKICNSMTLSTMHGTPAGEIEEIAAYLIEEKGLNTFVKCNPTLVGYDYARNILDELGYKYIDFDKAQFDYDLGFDESIEIFTRLLDLAKENDLVFGCKLSNTFPVIQKRGELPSEDMYMSGRSLLPLTISAALKLSEAFDGKLPMSYCGGADGLNIEEIFEIFNQPITVSTTLLKPGGYYRMKDLAQKCEGLLGRAYDGIDNEKLRNLVSSLKSNDLYAKNPKLRLRTRKWASDLPMTDCYSAPCKDSACPIGQQVPAYLHFAEVGDYKKAMEVIAIDNTAPAILSETCYEYCKKTCTRVDYEAGVNIRDVKKEVTDTYYDKYIEEIEVSPIKTSAKALIIGGGPGGLAAGIFLRRNGLEAKVIEKSDRLYGYANELVSDEAIEKDIRLAEKIGLDYELNTDLDLDLEELKKTYQYIIIATGSKTDYEKLKASGIKVDKKVHLLPTNETNIENVYLAGDITKGRKSIVNAIGDAKVIAKDILRKENLENDFIEVSYEKSLDSIIERRGYLEPAKDKDASRCLSCDKICEICTEVCPNRANVAIVVEGFRNKRQTIHLDGLCNECGNCESFCPHDGAPYKDKFTVFIREDDFDMSEQSGIFRTGSGNYKIRLENKNVIEADPSDERISEAYKKLIKALEERYSYYL; from the coding sequence ATGAGTGAATATATGAGAGCGATAGAATTTCCGAAGCTTATAGAATGGGCCCTTGCGGAATACAAGAATGAGGGAAGTGTATTTTCTATTGCCAAAGAGAAATTTTATAAAAATAAAACTAATAAAAGCCTAAGGACAGTTTTTGGCGATGAGCTTGGATCTGCTGTAGGACCTGCTGCGGGACCTCACACTCAGCTTGCCCAAAATCTCATAGCTTCCTATCTAGTAGGCGGAAGATATATGGAGCTTAAGACCTGCCAGATCATGGATGGGGAAGAGCTAATGGCAGCTATTCCAAAACCATGTATCAATTCAGAAGATGAGGCCTACAATTGCGAGTGGTCCACAGAGCTTAAGATAGAAGATGCAGCAAGTGAGTACATAAAGGCAGAACTTGCTATAAGGGTTCTCGCCAAGGAGTTTGGCTTGTCTGATGATAAGGACTTTGTCCTTAATATGTCAGTAGGATATAATCTTGAAGGAATCAAGTCAGAAAAGGTAGACGGATTTATCAATTCCTTGATGGATGCGAGTGATACGGAAGTCTTTAAGGATTCGATCAAATATCTTAAGGATAATATAGACAAGTTTGAAAACGTTAGTATAGAAGATATAGAAAAAATAGACGGTAAGATCTGTAATTCTATGACTCTTTCTACCATGCACGGAACTCCAGCAGGAGAAATCGAAGAGATTGCTGCCTATCTGATTGAGGAAAAGGGACTCAATACCTTTGTGAAGTGTAATCCAACCCTAGTTGGCTATGACTATGCTAGAAATATCCTAGATGAATTGGGCTACAAGTACATAGACTTTGACAAGGCACAGTTTGATTATGACCTTGGTTTTGATGAATCCATAGAAATATTTACAAGGCTTTTAGACCTTGCTAAGGAAAATGACCTAGTCTTTGGTTGTAAGCTATCAAATACCTTCCCAGTTATACAAAAAAGGGGAGAACTGCCTAGTGAAGACATGTACATGTCAGGAAGGTCCCTTCTTCCATTAACTATATCTGCAGCCTTGAAATTATCAGAAGCCTTTGATGGAAAGCTTCCTATGAGCTACTGCGGTGGAGCTGATGGACTAAATATAGAAGAAATATTTGAAATTTTTAACCAGCCAATCACAGTTTCCACAACCCTACTCAAGCCAGGTGGCTACTATAGGATGAAAGATCTTGCCCAAAAATGCGAGGGACTTCTGGGAAGAGCTTATGATGGAATAGATAACGAAAAATTAAGAAATCTTGTATCAAGTCTTAAGTCTAATGACCTTTATGCCAAAAACCCTAAGCTTAGACTAAGGACTAGAAAATGGGCGAGTGACCTTCCTATGACAGATTGCTATAGTGCACCTTGTAAGGATTCGGCCTGTCCTATAGGCCAACAAGTTCCAGCCTACCTTCATTTTGCAGAAGTTGGCGATTACAAGAAGGCCATGGAAGTTATAGCAATAGATAATACTGCTCCTGCGATATTATCAGAGACCTGCTATGAATATTGCAAGAAAACTTGTACCAGGGTTGACTATGAAGCTGGTGTAAATATTAGAGATGTCAAAAAAGAAGTAACAGATACTTACTACGATAAATATATAGAAGAAATCGAAGTAAGTCCAATCAAGACTTCCGCCAAGGCCCTAATCATAGGAGGAGGACCTGGAGGACTTGCAGCAGGAATCTTCCTTAGAAGAAACGGCCTAGAAGCTAAAGTTATCGAAAAGTCCGACAGACTATATGGCTACGCAAATGAGCTTGTCTCAGATGAAGCTATAGAAAAAGATATAAGACTTGCCGAAAAAATAGGACTAGACTATGAGCTTAACACAGACCTAGACCTTGACCTGGAAGAGCTAAAAAAGACCTACCAATATATTATAATAGCTACAGGAAGTAAGACAGATTACGAGAAACTCAAGGCATCTGGTATAAAGGTCGACAAGAAAGTCCACCTTCTTCCTACAAATGAGACCAATATTGAAAACGTCTACCTTGCAGGAGATATCACTAAGGGAAGAAAGTCAATTGTAAATGCAATAGGGGATGCAAAAGTTATAGCCAAGGATATTCTAAGAAAAGAAAATCTCGAAAATGACTTTATAGAAGTCTCCTATGAAAAATCACTTGATTCGATAATCGAAAGACGTGGTTACCTTGAGCCAGCCAAGGACAAAGACGCATCAAGATGCTTATCTTGCGATAAGATTTGTGAGATATGTACCGAAGTTTGTCCAAATAGGGCCAATGTCGCTATAGTTGTCGAAGGCTTTAGGAATAAAAGACAGACCATCCACCTTGACGGACTCTGCAACGAATGTGGAAACTGCGAAAGCTTCTGCCCACATGATGGTGCTCCTTACAAGGATAAATTTACAGTTTTCATAAGAGAAGACGACTTCGATATGTCTGAGCAAAGTGGAATATTTAGGACAGGTTCGGGCAATTATAAGATTAGACTTGAAAACAAAAACGTTATCGAGGCAGACCCTTCTGATGAAAGAATCAGCGAAGCCTACAAGAAACTAATCAAGGCCCTAGAAGAAAGATACAGCTACTACCTATAA
- the arcC gene encoding carbamate kinase — MSKKILVALGGNALGNTPSEQKEAVKTTASAIAGLVKEDYKVIICHGNGPQVGMINLAMSAGAEANDKIPFMPFPECGAMSQGYIGYHLQNALENEFIKEVIDNPVVSLVSQVMVDEMDPAFSNPTKPIGDFYSESEAKALEEEKGFVMKEDAGRGYRRVVASPKPVDIVEKRAITTLSDAGCVVIAAGGGGIPVIRQNDEYVGVDAVIDKDFSSAKLAELVDCDVLVILTAVEKVAINFGKENQEDLDSLSVEEAEKYIAEGQFAKGSMLPKVEAALEFVTSKQGREAVITSLENAKDALNGATGTWIG; from the coding sequence ATGAGTAAGAAAATATTAGTAGCTCTAGGGGGTAATGCTTTGGGCAATACTCCTTCAGAGCAGAAGGAAGCAGTAAAGACAACAGCTTCTGCTATTGCAGGGCTTGTTAAGGAAGATTATAAGGTTATAATTTGCCACGGCAACGGACCACAAGTTGGGATGATAAATCTCGCCATGAGTGCAGGAGCAGAGGCAAATGACAAGATACCTTTTATGCCATTTCCTGAGTGTGGAGCTATGAGCCAAGGCTACATTGGCTATCATTTGCAAAATGCTCTTGAAAATGAATTTATTAAAGAAGTTATTGATAATCCAGTCGTAAGTCTGGTAAGCCAAGTTATGGTTGATGAAATGGACCCAGCATTTTCCAATCCAACAAAGCCAATTGGCGATTTCTACAGCGAAAGTGAAGCCAAGGCCCTAGAAGAGGAAAAAGGCTTTGTGATGAAGGAAGATGCAGGAAGAGGATATAGACGTGTTGTTGCAAGTCCTAAGCCTGTCGATATAGTAGAAAAAAGAGCCATCACAACCCTAAGTGATGCAGGTTGTGTGGTAATAGCAGCAGGCGGTGGAGGTATTCCAGTTATCAGACAAAATGACGAGTATGTCGGTGTCGATGCTGTTATAGATAAGGACTTCTCATCAGCTAAACTCGCAGAGCTTGTTGATTGTGATGTCTTGGTAATTCTTACTGCAGTAGAAAAAGTTGCCATTAATTTCGGTAAGGAAAACCAAGAGGACCTCGATAGCTTATCTGTCGAAGAAGCAGAAAAATATATAGCAGAAGGACAATTTGCCAAGGGCTCTATGCTACCAAAGGTAGAAGCAGCCTTGGAGTTTGTAACTAGTAAACAGGGAAGAGAAGCAGTAATAACAAGTCTAGAAAATGCAAAAGACGCCCTAAATGGTGCGACTGGAACTTGGATCGGATAG